From Selenomonas ruminantium AC2024, a single genomic window includes:
- a CDS encoding MATE family efflux transporter — MIKNTHNPLSYHHSMWSLLMFATPSIGMMIVISLYTVTDGIFIGRYVGSDALAASNIVYPAFNLVLGLAIMLASGGSALVAKTLGEDNRELANRRFTLITISGVLLSAFLAFMLWLFMEPLLAFLGASPALYDECVNYIVTLLPFFPAAALMLIFNAFFIADGRPIQGFLVSLVSGILNAVLDYLFMAKMGLGIAGAALGTGLGETAAALIGLHYFACRSRLIHFMAPVMEWRALGQAMYNGSSELVTELSIGVTTFLFNVITFAWAGEDGVAAISVILYAEMLLTSVLVGFSNGIAPIFSYQFGAKNYRELLRLMKLALLGIALFSLTAFIGSRVLAEPLIHLFLPDGGSAYNITVNGFLLFGFSFLLSGFNLFTSGFFTAISDGKTSAIASFARNLAGIVIFLLLLPNLIGFNGVWLAVPAADLAAVLLSFFLLYEQRQIFLERYQERRIQRSKYRHIPQTANLK, encoded by the coding sequence ATGATTAAGAACACACATAATCCCCTATCCTATCATCACAGTATGTGGTCACTGCTGATGTTTGCGACCCCGTCCATCGGAATGATGATTGTGATTTCACTCTACACCGTAACCGATGGCATCTTTATCGGGCGCTACGTCGGCAGTGACGCACTGGCCGCATCCAACATCGTCTATCCGGCGTTCAATCTCGTATTGGGGCTGGCCATTATGCTCGCCTCCGGCGGTTCGGCACTGGTTGCCAAAACCTTGGGCGAGGACAATCGCGAGCTTGCCAATAGACGGTTCACCTTGATTACCATCAGCGGCGTGTTGCTGAGCGCCTTTCTAGCCTTTATGCTCTGGCTCTTTATGGAGCCGCTGCTTGCCTTCTTAGGTGCCAGCCCTGCTCTCTATGATGAATGCGTAAACTACATCGTCACCCTGCTGCCCTTTTTCCCGGCAGCAGCCTTGATGCTGATTTTTAACGCCTTCTTTATCGCGGACGGCCGTCCCATTCAGGGCTTTCTGGTTTCGCTGGTATCGGGAATCTTAAACGCTGTCCTCGACTACCTCTTTATGGCGAAAATGGGACTGGGCATTGCCGGTGCAGCGTTAGGCACCGGCCTTGGCGAAACCGCTGCCGCTCTTATCGGTCTGCATTATTTTGCCTGCCGCAGCCGCCTCATTCACTTCATGGCTCCCGTTATGGAATGGCGGGCCTTAGGACAGGCCATGTACAATGGCTCCTCGGAACTCGTCACGGAACTTTCCATCGGCGTGACCACGTTCCTCTTTAACGTGATTACCTTTGCCTGGGCAGGCGAAGACGGCGTAGCCGCTATTTCTGTGATTCTCTATGCCGAAATGCTTTTAACCTCCGTGCTCGTGGGATTCAGCAACGGCATTGCGCCTATCTTCTCCTATCAGTTCGGGGCCAAAAATTACCGCGAACTGCTGCGACTGATGAAGTTGGCGCTTCTGGGAATTGCACTGTTCTCCCTTACGGCGTTCATCGGTTCCCGCGTGCTTGCCGAGCCGCTTATTCACCTGTTCCTGCCGGACGGCGGTTCTGCCTACAACATTACGGTGAACGGGTTCCTGCTCTTTGGCTTCAGCTTCCTGCTCTCGGGCTTTAACCTCTTTACCTCCGGATTCTTCACCGCAATATCCGACGGCAAAACTTCGGCGATTGCCTCCTTTGCCCGGAATCTGGCAGGAATTGTCATTTTCCTGCTGCTCTTGCCAAACCTTATCGGTTTTAACGGCGTATGGCTGGCCGTTCCCGCAGCAGACCTAGCCGCTGTCCTGCTTTCTTTCTTCCTGCTCTACGAGCAGCGGCAGATTTTTTTGGAACGCTATCAGGAGCGCCGCATACAGCGCAGCAAATACCGCCACATTCCCCAAACTGCCAACCTAAAATAA
- a CDS encoding methyl-accepting chemotaxis protein yields MGIKQKFIMLAGIVGVILIVVSATGYFTAYDNLSDAVNGEIMANVSTERETVDGWLKDKARSVTAQADLMTDVEKSGLEFDNEDLRYFLSVASSDKDMQEMTRGDENGMFLPYYSPDETGKTDPRKRPWYSQARDAGKTVYTEVYTSKSTGDLVVSAVAPFYGENKQFRGAICGDITLTVLKDQVQRIKYRDQGIGYIIEKTGKLLATSGKEQPMSEAKDIKGVGEKLDSMFQSGSGYFTYDDADGVNQLCAYTTVPTTGWLVAMAVPTDFVFAPIHRMRMIYGVLIVIGFLLVAGICLTFAARITKPIVALEGQAAQLAEGNLRVDKLPITTSDEIGSMTNAFNKMQQNLHDLIGKMAATSEQVAAASEELTANAQQSADAAVHVASTIGEVSAGMDKQLVDIDGAKKNVDLVFNDITAMTEKTKKVSEASINTSDAAKQGELLMKDATTKMAHIETSVMNSADVVRTLGESSQQIGQIVEAISSIADQTNLLALNAAIEAARAGEHGRGFAVVADEVRKLAAESQESAEQIKARIQTIQQDTAHAVAAMEEGKTEVQLGAKAIKDVGEQFQDIMGQVNGIKTQIDEITSSVNSVSSGAGNIVEAVDSIDSVSRKTADHTSSISAATEEQSASNEEIAAASQSLAHLASDMQAAINKFKL; encoded by the coding sequence ATGGGAATTAAGCAGAAGTTCATTATGCTGGCAGGTATTGTAGGCGTAATCCTGATTGTGGTTTCGGCTACGGGGTACTTTACCGCTTATGACAACCTGTCGGATGCGGTGAACGGAGAGATTATGGCCAACGTCAGCACCGAGCGGGAAACCGTGGACGGCTGGCTAAAAGACAAAGCCAGGTCTGTTACCGCGCAGGCGGATTTGATGACAGATGTGGAAAAGAGCGGTTTGGAATTTGACAATGAGGACTTGCGTTATTTCCTGAGTGTGGCTTCTTCTGATAAGGATATGCAGGAAATGACCCGCGGTGACGAAAATGGGATGTTCCTGCCGTATTACAGCCCGGATGAAACGGGAAAGACCGACCCGCGCAAGCGCCCTTGGTATTCGCAGGCCCGGGATGCTGGCAAAACCGTCTACACGGAGGTTTATACCAGTAAGAGTACCGGTGACCTGGTGGTATCGGCAGTAGCACCTTTCTATGGCGAGAACAAGCAGTTCCGTGGTGCTATCTGCGGCGATATTACGCTGACGGTGCTTAAAGACCAGGTGCAGCGCATTAAATACCGTGACCAGGGTATCGGTTATATCATTGAAAAGACCGGCAAACTCCTGGCCACCTCCGGTAAGGAGCAGCCGATGTCCGAAGCCAAGGACATCAAGGGCGTAGGCGAGAAGCTCGATTCCATGTTTCAGAGCGGCAGCGGATATTTCACCTATGATGATGCCGATGGCGTAAATCAGCTTTGTGCTTATACCACGGTGCCCACCACGGGCTGGCTCGTGGCTATGGCTGTACCGACGGATTTCGTATTTGCGCCGATTCATCGTATGCGGATGATTTACGGTGTGCTGATTGTGATTGGTTTCTTGCTCGTAGCAGGCATCTGCCTCACCTTTGCTGCCCGTATCACCAAACCCATCGTGGCTTTGGAAGGTCAGGCTGCGCAGCTCGCAGAGGGCAATCTGCGGGTGGATAAACTGCCGATTACCACGAGTGATGAAATTGGCTCGATGACCAATGCCTTCAATAAAATGCAGCAAAATCTCCATGACCTTATCGGGAAAATGGCGGCGACCTCTGAACAGGTGGCAGCCGCTTCCGAAGAACTTACCGCCAATGCCCAGCAGTCGGCAGATGCCGCCGTGCATGTGGCATCAACCATTGGCGAAGTGTCAGCAGGCATGGATAAGCAGTTGGTGGATATTGACGGCGCCAAGAAAAATGTGGACCTCGTCTTCAACGACATCACGGCGATGACGGAAAAGACCAAGAAGGTTTCGGAGGCTTCGATTAATACTTCTGATGCGGCCAAGCAGGGCGAACTCCTCATGAAGGATGCGACCACGAAGATGGCCCATATCGAAACCAGCGTGATGAATTCTGCAGACGTGGTGCGTACGCTGGGTGAAAGCTCCCAGCAAATTGGCCAAATTGTCGAGGCTATTTCATCCATTGCCGACCAGACCAACCTGCTGGCCCTCAATGCGGCTATCGAAGCTGCCCGGGCCGGTGAACATGGCCGTGGCTTTGCCGTAGTAGCGGACGAAGTGCGTAAACTTGCCGCTGAATCGCAGGAATCGGCCGAACAGATTAAGGCACGTATTCAGACCATCCAGCAGGATACGGCCCATGCCGTAGCGGCCATGGAAGAGGGCAAGACGGAAGTGCAGCTCGGGGCCAAGGCCATCAAAGATGTGGGCGAGCAGTTCCAGGATATTATGGGACAGGTCAACGGCATCAAGACGCAGATTGATGAAATCACCTCTTCGGTTAACTCGGTATCTTCCGGTGCCGGCAATATCGTAGAAGCGGTGGATTCCATTGACAGTGTCAGCCGCAAGACTGCTGACCACACTTCCTCCATTTCGGCGGCCACGGAAGAACAGTCGGCTTCCAACGAGGAAATCGCGGCAGCTTCCCAGTCCCTGGCTCATCTTGCTTCGGATATGCAGGCAGCCATTAATAAGTTCAAATTATAA
- a CDS encoding zinc ribbon domain-containing protein, which produces MFILENKCQNCGKKISDTESKFCPYCGSKIEPAGWQCTNCLTMNDGEARFCKKCGKPRAEHITIMQARVIPCRLPSISILSILWLPLSC; this is translated from the coding sequence GTGTTTATTTTGGAAAATAAATGTCAGAATTGCGGAAAAAAGATTTCGGATACAGAATCTAAGTTCTGTCCTTATTGCGGCAGTAAAATTGAACCTGCTGGCTGGCAATGTACCAATTGTCTGACCATGAATGATGGCGAAGCAAGATTTTGCAAAAAATGTGGTAAGCCAAGGGCGGAACACATAACAATAATGCAGGCAAGAGTGATTCCCTGCCGTTTACCAAGTATAAGTATTTTAAGCATATTGTGGTTGCCGTTGTCCTGTTAA
- a CDS encoding DUF2225 domain-containing protein: protein MGEFTFTVEKKCPVCGESTRVVKTKAKITVERTDEDFCVHYKDFNPYLYKIWFCEKCGYAADEKTFLAPMPAVHKKKIKEFLDNRKLGMQFVEERGVPDAVAAYKLAIFYAEMTDQPLAKRAGMYLGLGWIFRYSGEQDKEFEMMQKAADLYDQSIMKERYPQNGMSDDTAVYLVGAIYYRMHELEKATQYLSRLIGDQSLRDRDIQLYKRARDLWQSVREEQGETKEENK from the coding sequence ATGGGAGAATTTACGTTTACCGTTGAGAAGAAGTGCCCGGTTTGTGGCGAATCTACCCGGGTAGTGAAAACAAAGGCCAAAATTACTGTGGAACGCACAGATGAGGACTTTTGTGTTCATTACAAAGATTTCAACCCGTATCTGTATAAAATATGGTTCTGTGAAAAATGCGGCTATGCAGCGGACGAAAAGACTTTTCTGGCTCCCATGCCTGCGGTTCACAAGAAAAAAATCAAGGAATTCCTCGATAACCGCAAGCTGGGGATGCAGTTCGTTGAAGAACGCGGTGTTCCTGATGCAGTAGCAGCTTACAAGTTGGCTATTTTCTATGCGGAAATGACGGACCAGCCACTAGCAAAGCGTGCCGGTATGTACCTGGGGCTGGGCTGGATTTTCCGTTACTCCGGCGAACAGGACAAGGAATTTGAAATGATGCAGAAGGCTGCAGACCTCTATGACCAGTCCATTATGAAGGAGCGTTATCCTCAGAACGGAATGAGCGATGACACGGCAGTTTATTTGGTGGGGGCTATTTATTACCGCATGCATGAGCTTGAGAAAGCCACCCAGTATCTGTCCCGCCTGATTGGTGACCAGAGTCTGCGTGACCGCGATATTCAGCTCTATAAGAGAGCCCGCGATTTGTGGCAGAGCGTTCGCGAGGAGCAGGGCGAAACTAAGGAGGAAAACAAGTGA
- a CDS encoding MerR family transcriptional regulator, which translates to MARHMTFHVGEFAQMTGVNKRTLHYYDSEGIFSPDSVEPNGYRAYSSRQFYPFYMIRMFRDMGLDLSEIKEYMQGRTPEKFAQLLSEQEAWLNQEMAKLRRMKQIVANQRQILAKAREVKMDEVEEQEFADSRLVVSENLRQLCLREDWEAVERQFATHLRDVMEGEVLTGYTFGAMVSPEDFMRPGHEQMVSYYYVLTDKPWRQLSKDYRRLRKGGTYLVTYFAGDYMNTAASYERLRNYMKKHDWEPAGFAYEESLIEDMSTANAQEFITRIAVPVIERGR; encoded by the coding sequence ATGGCACGTCACATGACCTTCCACGTGGGAGAGTTCGCCCAGATGACCGGCGTGAACAAGCGCACCCTTCATTATTATGACAGTGAGGGCATTTTCAGTCCGGACAGTGTGGAGCCCAATGGCTATCGGGCGTATTCTTCCCGTCAGTTCTATCCCTTCTATATGATTCGGATGTTTCGGGATATGGGCCTTGACCTTTCGGAAATCAAGGAGTATATGCAGGGGCGCACCCCGGAAAAGTTCGCGCAGCTTCTATCCGAGCAGGAGGCGTGGCTCAATCAGGAAATGGCCAAGCTCAGGCGCATGAAACAGATTGTGGCCAATCAGCGGCAGATTTTGGCCAAGGCGCGGGAAGTGAAAATGGATGAAGTCGAGGAGCAGGAATTTGCTGACAGCAGGCTCGTGGTTTCGGAGAATTTGCGTCAGCTTTGCCTGCGGGAAGATTGGGAAGCTGTGGAGCGTCAGTTCGCCACGCACTTGCGGGATGTGATGGAAGGAGAAGTATTGACCGGCTATACCTTCGGTGCGATGGTGTCACCGGAAGATTTTATGCGGCCAGGTCATGAGCAGATGGTCAGTTACTATTATGTGCTGACGGATAAACCATGGCGTCAGCTGTCGAAAGATTACCGCCGCCTGCGCAAGGGCGGAACTTATCTGGTGACTTACTTTGCCGGGGATTATATGAATACGGCAGCTTCCTATGAGAGGCTTAGAAATTATATGAAGAAGCACGATTGGGAGCCTGCGGGCTTTGCCTACGAGGAGAGTCTGATTGAAGATATGAGCACGGCAAATGCGCAGGAATTCATCACGCGCATTGCGGTGCCGGTTATTGAGCGAGGACGGTAA
- a CDS encoding magnesium transporter CorA family protein yields the protein MLKIYKSMESGPLQELTLKTLEKGAWINIVDPTPYELKVVSNLTEVDPDFLRSALDDEERSHTDIEDDSVMVLTNVAVYRGGDSYDALPLAIIVSEDYIITVCLEETPVMSEFNERTAKLFRTYKKTRFLFQILYKSATFYLRYLRQISKLSDDIENQLRHDMKNSEIMRLLELQKGLTYFNAAIRSNGAVLDKLLRMRKSPALTPILKAYEEDEDLLEDVIIENKQAKEMVDMYSKILARMADTFASVIANNQNRVMKFLAAVTIILAIPTMVSGFFGMNVPVPFEDKAEGFLYASLIALSISTAGAIALWKKDMF from the coding sequence ATGTTAAAGATTTACAAATCCATGGAGAGCGGTCCACTGCAGGAGCTGACCTTAAAGACGCTGGAAAAGGGAGCCTGGATTAACATTGTTGACCCTACACCTTATGAGCTGAAAGTGGTCAGTAACCTTACAGAGGTTGACCCGGACTTTTTGCGCTCCGCACTGGATGATGAGGAACGCTCCCATACGGATATCGAAGACGATTCCGTCATGGTCCTGACCAATGTGGCGGTGTACCGGGGCGGGGACAGTTATGATGCTTTGCCTTTGGCTATTATTGTCAGCGAGGATTACATCATCACCGTTTGCTTGGAAGAAACGCCGGTGATGTCGGAGTTCAACGAACGCACGGCCAAACTCTTCCGTACCTACAAGAAGACCCGCTTTTTGTTCCAGATTCTCTACAAATCCGCTACGTTCTATCTGCGCTATCTGCGCCAGATAAGCAAGCTCTCGGACGACATCGAGAATCAGCTGCGCCATGATATGAAGAATAGCGAAATCATGCGTCTGTTGGAATTGCAGAAGGGTCTGACCTATTTCAATGCTGCCATCCGTTCCAATGGTGCGGTGCTCGACAAACTTCTGCGTATGCGAAAAAGTCCTGCCTTGACGCCTATCCTCAAGGCCTATGAGGAAGATGAGGATTTGCTGGAAGACGTCATCATCGAAAACAAGCAGGCCAAAGAAATGGTGGATATGTACAGCAAGATTTTGGCCCGCATGGCAGATACCTTTGCTTCGGTTATCGCCAACAACCAGAACCGCGTGATGAAATTCCTGGCGGCAGTGACCATTATCTTGGCTATTCCGACTATGGTCTCAGGGTTCTTTGGCATGAACGTGCCGGTTCCCTTTGAGGACAAGGCGGAAGGCTTCCTGTATGCGTCCTTGATTGCCTTGAGCATCAGTACCGCAGGAGCGATTGCGCTATGGAAAAAAGATATGTTTTGA
- the thiW gene encoding energy coupling factor transporter S component ThiW produces the protein MNSKTQKIVMAGVLAGVAVAGSLFSIPVLGSKCAPIQHMVNILCGVLLGPWYAVGAAFTASLLRNLLGLGSVLAFPGSMFGALLCGLAYRHTHKITAALLGEVFGTAILGGLSAYPLAILFLGQSAGNAAFYVYIMPFFISTAAGALISAVILYNLQKVAHIIPTNGH, from the coding sequence ATGAACAGCAAGACACAAAAAATTGTAATGGCCGGTGTATTGGCAGGCGTTGCCGTGGCGGGCAGCCTGTTTTCCATTCCAGTGCTGGGCAGTAAATGCGCCCCCATCCAGCACATGGTCAATATCCTCTGCGGCGTTCTGCTGGGCCCCTGGTACGCTGTGGGTGCGGCCTTCACCGCCTCGCTGCTGCGAAACCTGTTAGGCCTCGGCAGTGTACTTGCCTTCCCCGGCAGCATGTTCGGCGCCCTGCTCTGCGGACTGGCTTATCGCCACACCCATAAAATCACCGCCGCCCTGCTCGGCGAGGTCTTCGGCACCGCCATCTTGGGCGGCCTTAGCGCGTACCCGCTAGCCATTCTGTTCTTAGGGCAAAGCGCAGGCAATGCAGCTTTCTACGTCTACATCATGCCATTCTTCATCTCCACCGCCGCCGGCGCCCTGATTTCCGCCGTCATCCTCTATAATTTGCAGAAAGTAGCCCATATAATCCCAACAAACGGACATTGA
- a CDS encoding DedA family protein gives MEQFSTIFLEFIASWGYVAVAILMAAENACIPIPSELILGFAGYLIFADQMTFTGALIAGMVGGMAGSIFAYAVGHYGGRTFVDKYGHYFFVKKSHVDIAQNWFDKYGLKAVFFSRMLPVVRTFISLPAGFAHVDMKKFLTLTFLGSLPWTALILFAGMMLGKSWEIMLKVGHQASLIFVGVCAVIIAVMYLRYRKRKKQKQAFE, from the coding sequence ATGGAACAGTTTTCAACGATTTTTCTGGAGTTCATCGCTTCTTGGGGATATGTGGCGGTGGCTATTCTTATGGCAGCCGAAAATGCCTGCATTCCCATTCCGAGTGAACTCATTTTGGGCTTTGCCGGATATTTGATTTTTGCCGACCAGATGACCTTCACCGGGGCACTGATTGCTGGCATGGTGGGCGGTATGGCCGGTTCCATCTTTGCTTATGCTGTGGGGCACTACGGCGGCCGTACCTTCGTGGACAAGTACGGTCATTATTTCTTTGTCAAAAAATCCCATGTGGATATTGCGCAGAACTGGTTTGATAAATACGGCCTCAAGGCGGTATTCTTCAGCCGTATGCTGCCGGTAGTCAGAACCTTTATCTCCCTGCCCGCGGGTTTTGCCCATGTGGATATGAAAAAGTTCCTGACACTGACTTTCCTAGGCTCGCTCCCGTGGACGGCACTGATTCTCTTTGCTGGCATGATGCTCGGTAAGAGCTGGGAGATTATGCTCAAGGTCGGCCATCAGGCTAGCCTGATTTTCGTCGGCGTCTGCGCCGTGATTATCGCTGTGATGTACTTGCGTTACCGCAAACGCAAGAAGCAAAAACAGGCTTTTGAATAA
- a CDS encoding Rpn family recombination-promoting nuclease/putative transposase, with protein MTYPRDLIKQAIENDIANKKYNPMNDVLFKFIFGKDERKQVTIDFLNAVLDRHEAKAIKDIQFQNSEIVPLYDDDKLTRLDIFCVTENGTQIDVEVQIVDKKNMERRTLYYWSQMYLMNLAKGGKYQNLKPSITINILRYTIFPGEPAHSMYSIYNQETGRRLNEDMELHFLEVPKFQKKPVSEMTSVERWLAYFSNKLDAKEMEELAMNEAAIQTALDAAAIFMQNRQERLDYLNREMAIMDYESDKDAWIEEGKAEGEKTADRRTAMRMLAKNKSIDEILELVDLTRDEVEQLCQNKK; from the coding sequence ATGACATATCCTAGAGACCTTATCAAGCAGGCTATCGAGAACGATATTGCCAACAAGAAATACAATCCCATGAACGATGTCCTGTTCAAGTTCATCTTTGGCAAGGATGAGCGCAAGCAGGTTACCATCGACTTTCTCAACGCTGTCCTTGACCGTCACGAGGCCAAGGCCATAAAGGACATTCAATTCCAAAACAGCGAAATTGTCCCGCTCTATGATGACGACAAACTCACTCGTTTGGACATTTTCTGCGTCACCGAGAACGGCACGCAGATTGATGTGGAAGTCCAGATTGTGGACAAGAAAAATATGGAACGCCGCACCCTTTACTATTGGTCGCAGATGTACCTGATGAACCTGGCCAAGGGCGGAAAGTATCAGAATCTGAAACCGTCCATCACCATCAACATCCTGCGCTACACGATTTTCCCTGGTGAACCGGCACACTCCATGTATAGCATTTACAACCAGGAAACCGGCCGCCGCTTGAACGAAGACATGGAACTGCATTTCCTCGAAGTCCCCAAGTTCCAGAAAAAGCCCGTCAGCGAAATGACCAGTGTGGAGCGCTGGCTGGCTTACTTCTCCAACAAACTGGATGCCAAAGAAATGGAGGAACTGGCTATGAATGAAGCTGCTATTCAGACTGCGCTGGACGCAGCCGCTATATTTATGCAGAACCGGCAGGAACGCCTCGACTACCTGAATCGCGAAATGGCCATCATGGACTATGAATCCGATAAAGATGCCTGGATTGAAGAAGGCAAAGCGGAAGGTGAAAAGACTGCTGACCGCCGCACAGCTATGCGTATGCTGGCAAAGAACAAATCTATTGATGAAATTCTGGAATTGGTTGATTTAACCCGGGATGAAGTCGAACAGCTCTGTCAAAATAAGAAATAA
- a CDS encoding AbrB family transcriptional regulator: MHSLKDFLFTLLVAACGGFVLSLVNAPLPWTLGPILAVSLTSLILKRRLGWPLLIRNIALIPLGYSMGRPFTVETGQAILSQLPFMLLATCVTISAGIFSAWLMFRHTKINFTSCLLGCVPGGLSQMVILAAEMKEADLTAVTIMQTMRMLSVVFVIPFLAIHVLPAANSTAHAVTMEPTGSIPAFALVAIAGAVIGKRIKLPTATLLGPLLFTAIFIVASGDTAPVIPLHYLNVAQICVGSYIGSSIDLRKIKEYHGMGPVLIGSVMLVLAVSMSMGLLLSVLTPSDIATTFLSTAPGGLAEMGITALVVGADSSTMTAYQLTRLLFIMLCYPAIVRLILSHHRKLSRQKDQLS, encoded by the coding sequence GTGCATAGTTTGAAAGATTTCCTCTTTACCCTTTTGGTTGCTGCCTGCGGCGGCTTTGTGCTGTCCCTGGTAAATGCGCCCCTGCCCTGGACTTTGGGGCCTATTCTGGCAGTCTCCCTCACCTCACTAATCCTGAAGCGCCGCCTTGGCTGGCCGCTTCTCATCCGCAATATCGCGCTAATACCTCTGGGCTACTCCATGGGAAGACCCTTCACCGTAGAAACAGGGCAGGCCATCTTAAGCCAGCTGCCCTTTATGCTGCTGGCCACCTGCGTCACCATCAGCGCGGGAATTTTTTCGGCCTGGCTCATGTTCCGCCATACGAAAATCAATTTTACCAGCTGTCTTTTGGGCTGCGTTCCCGGCGGGTTATCCCAGATGGTTATCCTGGCGGCGGAAATGAAGGAGGCAGACCTCACCGCCGTCACCATCATGCAGACCATGCGGATGTTGTCCGTGGTGTTCGTGATTCCCTTTCTAGCCATCCATGTGCTACCTGCGGCAAATTCCACTGCCCATGCTGTTACGATGGAACCGACGGGAAGTATACCGGCCTTTGCGCTGGTGGCTATCGCCGGTGCTGTGATTGGCAAACGCATCAAACTGCCAACGGCCACGCTTTTAGGGCCTCTGCTTTTCACGGCGATTTTTATTGTAGCATCCGGTGACACAGCACCGGTTATTCCCCTGCATTATCTCAACGTGGCGCAGATTTGCGTGGGCAGTTATATCGGCAGCAGCATTGACCTGCGAAAAATCAAGGAATACCACGGCATGGGGCCGGTGCTAATTGGAAGCGTAATGCTGGTGCTGGCCGTATCTATGAGCATGGGGCTGCTGCTCTCCGTGCTCACTCCGTCGGATATTGCCACCACCTTCCTCTCCACTGCTCCCGGCGGACTTGCCGAAATGGGCATTACCGCTCTGGTGGTCGGTGCCGACAGTTCCACCATGACCGCCTATCAGCTCACCCGCCTCCTCTTCATCATGCTCTGCTATCCCGCCATCGTACGGCTGATTCTCTCTCATCACCGAAAATTGTCGCGTCAAAAAGACCAGTTATCCTGA